One part of the Quercus lobata isolate SW786 chromosome 7, ValleyOak3.0 Primary Assembly, whole genome shotgun sequence genome encodes these proteins:
- the LOC115952966 gene encoding mediator of RNA polymerase II transcription subunit 27 isoform X1 — MRLHQQQLQPQTQPQHHYQQQQLQQQQQQQQQPPPPPPQAEDTAAATTISSPPPSEEAPPKQVAQAMDRLSHAARLIADIRLGADRLLEALFIAAQPHQSNKPLHLFLKEDSSMRQHLQDLRSVGKQLEESGVLSESLRSRSNSWGLHMPVVCPDGAVVAYAWKRQLAGQAGASAVDRTRLALKAFTDQKRRFFPHLDDGLHDQDAKSASKKLCGPQVPMENHQEELSGFKTLSDVLMHLEKEVPNLKIFTYERLDWLKRASLLPSSTNEASMETSKEHNYHSSNKLRAGLLSAVAVEKIAVIELLFPSVFRAVVSLHPAGSIDPDSVAFFSPDEGGNYIHSRGFSVYHVFRRITEHAAMALQYFLGNQAETALHSLLHWICSYQTLFSKVCSKCGRLLSMDKKSSLLLPPVHRPYRQFSALKISSTQLISSAKDTSSDLSQAYHVGCFSEEA; from the exons caacagcaaccaccaccaccaccacctcagGCGGAGGACACAGCGGCTGCAACCACTATCTCCAGTCCGCCACCATCCGAGGAGGCGCCGCCGAAACAGGTGGCTCAAGCAATGGACAGACTCAGCCACGCCGCGCGTCTCATCGCGGATATCAGGCTCGGCGCCGATCGACTCTTGGAAGCACTGTTCATCGCCGCGCAGCCTCACCAGAGCAACAAGCCTCTCCACTTGTTCCTCAAAGAAGACTCCTCCATGCGCCAACACCTCCAAGACCTCCGCTCCGTCG GAAAGCAGCTAGAGGAATCTGGGGTTTTGAGTGAATCGCTTCGGTCTCGAAGTAATTCGTGGGGGCTGCACATGCCGGTGGTCTGTCCTGACGGTGCCGTCGTTGCGTACGCCTGGAAACGCCAGCTCGCCGGCCAGGCCGGTGCATCTGCGGTCGATAGGACGAG GTTAGCTCTCAAGGCCTTCACTGATCAGAAAAGACGATTTTTTCCTCACCTTGATGATGGATTACATGATCAGGATGCCAAATCAGCTTCAAAGAAACTTTGTGGTCCCCAAGTACCGATGGAAAATCATCAAGAAGAGCTTAGCGGTTTTAAGACACTATCAGATGTTCTAATGCATTTGGAAAAAGAAGtgccaaatttgaaaattttcacttaTGAGCGATTGGACTGGTTGAAAAGAGCTTCTTTGCTGCCCTCTTCAACTAATGAGGCTTCCATGGAAACATCTAAAGAACATAATTATCACAGTTCAAATAAACTAAGAGCAGGATTGTTGAGTGCGGTTGCTGTAGAGAAGATTGCTGTAATTGAGTTGCTGTTTCCATCTGTCTTCAGAGCAGTTGTATCTCTGCATCCAGCTGGTTCTATTGACCCTGACTCAGTTGCTTTCTTCTCTCCGGATGAG GGAGGCAACTACATACATTCTAGAGGTTTTTCAGTTTATCATGTATTTAGACGCATCACG GAGCATGCTGCTATGGCTCTGCAGTATTTCCTTGGAAATCAAGCTGAAACAGCTCTGCATTCTCTTCTG cATTGGATCTGTAGTTAtcaaactttattttcaaaagtcTGCAG TAAGTGTGGACGGCTACTATCAATGGACAAAAAATCGTCTTTACTGTTACCTCCTGTTCATCGTCCTTACCGGCAGTTTTCTGCATTGAAAATTTCATCCACCCAACTGATTTCCTCAGCAAAGGACACCAGTTCTGATCTTTCCCAGGCTTATCATGTTGGTTGCTTTTCAGAGGAAGCTTAG
- the LOC115952464 gene encoding receptor protein kinase TMK1-like translates to MVHHHRSPTMEPNKLVFLLLLPLLLSLLAVAYSATDPNDLAILNQFKKGLKNPELLNWPDADPCGSSTKWNNTVFCSGNRVTQIQVQGYGLSGPLPQNLNQLSMLQNVGFQKNLFTGALPSFSGLSHLQYAYLDYNQFDTIPADFFNGLSSLEVLALDYINLNASTGWMFPTQLGDAAQLRNLSCMNCNLVGTLPSFLGNLSSLSNLKLSFNNLSGEIPASFNNHMSLQMFWLNNQQGGGGLTGPIDVVTTMSSLNSLWLHGNQFTGTIPESIGNLSLLKDLNLNGNKLVGLIPDSLANLALDTLDLSNNMLMGPIPKFKAKTVAFGSNMFCKTTQGLPCAPAVVALIEFLGGLNYPSRLVSSWTGNDPCGASWLGLSCSSGTEVNNINMPNFNLSGTLSPAVARLGSLIQIRLQNNNLSGPIPGNWTSLKYLTSLDVSGNNISPPLPSFSSTVKLNLVGNPLLNGDQSPPSGNTPSSGGSQSPSNNPSGSNRNGTSNATKEPNSSKRSILVSVVAPVASVAVVAFLAIPLSVYFCKKRKDNPQAPSSFVIHPRDPSDLDNTVKIAVTNNTNGSTSTMTGSGAGSRNSSGMGESHVIESGNLIISVQVLRNVTKNFSSENELGRGGFGVVYKGELDDGTNIAVKRMEAGIITNKALDEFQSEIAVLSKVRHRHLVSLLGYSIEGNERILVYEYMPQGALSKHLFHWKSFKMEPLSWKRRLNIALDVARGMEYLHSLAHQSFIHRDLKSSNILLGDDFRAKVSDFGLVKLAPDGTKSVETRLAGTFGYLAPEYAVTGKITTKADVFSFGVVLMELLTGLMALDEDRPEETQYLAAWFWHIKSDNEKLMAAIDPALDINEETLDSISTIADLAGHCTAREPGQRPDMGHAVNVLAPLVEKWKPFDDDTEEYSGIDYSLPLNQMVKGWQEGKDLSYMALEDSKDSIPARPTGFAESFTSADGR, encoded by the exons ATGGTGCACCACCACAGATCTCCTACCATGGAACCAAACAAGCTTGTGTTTTTGTTACTGTTACCACTTCTTCTTTCACTCCTAGCAGTGGCTTACAGTGCCACTGACCCCAATGACCTTGCTATTCTGAACCAGTTCAAGAAAGGGTTGAAGAACCCAGAGCTTCTCAATTGGCCAGATGCAGACCCATGTGGCTCAAGCACAAAATGGAATAACACTGTGTTCTGTTCAGGTAACAGGGTGACCCAGATTCAGGTCCAAGGTTATGGCTTGAGTGGCCCTCTACCCCAGAATCTGAACCAGCTCTCCATGCTCCAAAATGTTGGCTTTCAAAAGAACCTATTCACTGGTGCTTTACCATCTTTCAGTGGCTTATCACATCTGCAATATGCATACTTGGACTACAATCAGTTTGACACCATTCCTGCTGATTTCTTTAATGGGCTCTCAAGTTTGGAAGTCTTGGCATTGGATTATATCAATTTGAATGCCAGTACTGGTTGGATGTTCCCTACTCAGTTAGGGGACGCAGCACAGTTGAGAAATCTTTCTTGTATGAATTGCAATTTGGTGGGTACTTTGCCAAGTTTTCTTGGGAATTTATCATCCTTATCAAACTTAAAACTCTCATTCAATAATTTATCTGGTGAAATCCCAGCAAGTTTTAACAATCACATGAGCTTGCAGATGTTTTGGTTGAACAATCAGCAAGGTGGTGGTGGATTGACAGGTCCAATTGATGTGGTGACTACAATGAGCTCGCTCAATAGTCTTTGGCTTCATGGGAACCAGTTCACAGGGACAATTCCAGAGAGCATTGGGAATTTGAGTCTTCTCAAGGATCTCAATTTGAATGGTAACAAACTTGTTGGCTTAATTCCTGATAGCTTAGCTAATCTTGCATTGGATACTTTGGATTTAAGCAATAACATGCTAATGGGGCCTATACCGAAATTCAAAGCTAAAACTGTGGCTTTTGGTTCTAATATGTTTTGTAAAACAACTCAGGGGCTTCCTTGTGCCCCGGCAGTTGTGGCACTTATTGAGTTCCTTGGTGGGTTGAATTACCCTTCAAGGCTTGTTTCTTCATGGACTGGTAATGACCCTTGTGGAGCGTCTTGGTTAGGACTGAGTTGTAGTTCTGGCACTGAGGTTAATAACATAAATATGCCTAATTTTAATCTCAGTGGCACCTTGAGTCCGGCGGTTGCAAGGTTAGGTTCTCTTATTCAAATTAGACTTCAGAATAATAATTTGAGTGGTCCAATTCCAGGGAACTGGACTAGCTTGAAATATTTGACATCTTTGGATGTGAGTGGGAACAATATTTCCCCTCCATTGCCATCATTCAGTAGCACTGTGAAACTTAACCTTGTTGGGAATCCGCTATTAAATGGTGATCAATCTCCACCGTCAGGAAACACCCCATCATCTGGTGGTTCACAATCCCCATCAAACAACCCCTCTGGTTCTAATCGCAATGGCACTTCAAATGCAACAAAAGAACCAAATAGTTCTAAGAGGTCCATTTTGGTTTCGGTTGTGGCCCCTGTTGCAAGTGTTGCAGTTGTTGCTTTTCTGGCCATACCTCTATCTGTCTATTTTTGTAAGAAGAGGAAAGACAACCCCCAGGCTCCTAGTTCATTTGTAATTCACCCAAGAGATCCATCTGATTTAGATAACACAGTCAAGATTGCTGTCACCAATAACACCAATGGAAGCACTTCTACAATGACAGGGAGTGGTGCTGGAAGCAGAAACAGCAGTGGAATGGGTGAGTCTCATGTCATTGAATCTGGAAATCTGATCATATCAGTTCAAGTTCTTCGAAATGTGACAAAGAATTTCTCCTCTGAGAATGAACTTGGCCGTGGTGGCTTTGGGGTAGTGTATAAGGGAGAATTGGATGATGGAACAAACATAGCAGTGAAAAGGATGGAGGCTGGTATAATTACCAACAAAGCGTTGGATGAATTCCAGTCTGAAATTGCAGTACTTTCAAAGGTTAGGCACCGCCATTTGGTATCTCTTTTGGGTTATTCCATTGAAGGCAATGAGAGAATTCTTGTTTATGAGTATATGCCTCAAGGGGCTCTCAGTAAGCATCTATTCCACTGGAAGAGCTTCAAAATGGAGCCTCTCTCTTGGAAGAGGAGGCTAAATATTGCCTTGGACGTTGCTAGGGGGATGGAGTATCTCCATTCTCTGGCTCACCAGAGTTTCATACACAGAGATCTTAAATCTTCAAATATCTTACTTGGAGATGATTTTAGAGCAAAAGTTTCAGATTTTGGATTGGTGAAGCTTGCTCCTGATGGGACAAAATCCGTGGAGACCAGGCTCGCTGGGACTTTTGGATACCTAGCACCAGAATATGCAG TGACTGGAAAAATCACAACCAAAGCTGATGTCTTCAGTTTTGGGGTTGTACTAATGGAGCTATTGACTGGATTGATGGCACTTGATGAGGACAGGCCTGAGGAGACCCAGTACCTAGCTGCATGGTTCTGGCACATAAAATCAGATAATGAAAAACTGATGGCTGCGATTGACCCAGCCCTTGACATAAATGAAGAAACATTGGATAGCATCTCCACAATTGCTGATCTAGCTGGCCACTGCACTGCCAGAGAGCCCGGTCAACGGCCAGATATGGGGCATGCAGTGAATGTTTTGGCCCCACTTGTGGAAAAATGGAAACCATTTGATGATGACACTGAGGAATATTCTGGCATTGATTACAGCCTTCCCCTTAACCAGATGGTGAAGGGTTGGCAGGAAGGAAAGGACTTAAGTTATATGGCTTTAGAAGACAGCAAGGATAGTATCCCGGCCAGACCTACCGGATTTGCAGAGTCTTTCACTTCTGCTGATGGTCGGTAA
- the LOC115952966 gene encoding mediator of RNA polymerase II transcription subunit 27 isoform X2 codes for MRLHQQQLQPQTQPQHHYQQQQLQQQQQQQQQPPPPPPQAEDTAAATTISSPPPSEEAPPKQVAQAMDRLSHAARLIADIRLGADRLLEALFIAAQPHQSNKPLHLFLKEDSSMRQHLQDLRSVGKQLEESGVLSESLRSRSNSWGLHMPVVCPDGAVVAYAWKRQLAGQAGASAVDRTRLALKAFTDQKRRFFPHLDDGLHDQDAKSASKKLCGPQVPMENHQEELSGFKTLSDVLMHLEKEVPNLKIFTYERLDWLKRASLLPSSTNEASMETSKEHNYHSSNKLRAGLLSAVAVEKIAVIELLFPSVFRAVVSLHPAGSIDPDSVAFFSPDEGGNYIHSRGFSVYHVFRRITEHAAMALQYFLGNQAETALHSLL; via the exons caacagcaaccaccaccaccaccacctcagGCGGAGGACACAGCGGCTGCAACCACTATCTCCAGTCCGCCACCATCCGAGGAGGCGCCGCCGAAACAGGTGGCTCAAGCAATGGACAGACTCAGCCACGCCGCGCGTCTCATCGCGGATATCAGGCTCGGCGCCGATCGACTCTTGGAAGCACTGTTCATCGCCGCGCAGCCTCACCAGAGCAACAAGCCTCTCCACTTGTTCCTCAAAGAAGACTCCTCCATGCGCCAACACCTCCAAGACCTCCGCTCCGTCG GAAAGCAGCTAGAGGAATCTGGGGTTTTGAGTGAATCGCTTCGGTCTCGAAGTAATTCGTGGGGGCTGCACATGCCGGTGGTCTGTCCTGACGGTGCCGTCGTTGCGTACGCCTGGAAACGCCAGCTCGCCGGCCAGGCCGGTGCATCTGCGGTCGATAGGACGAG GTTAGCTCTCAAGGCCTTCACTGATCAGAAAAGACGATTTTTTCCTCACCTTGATGATGGATTACATGATCAGGATGCCAAATCAGCTTCAAAGAAACTTTGTGGTCCCCAAGTACCGATGGAAAATCATCAAGAAGAGCTTAGCGGTTTTAAGACACTATCAGATGTTCTAATGCATTTGGAAAAAGAAGtgccaaatttgaaaattttcacttaTGAGCGATTGGACTGGTTGAAAAGAGCTTCTTTGCTGCCCTCTTCAACTAATGAGGCTTCCATGGAAACATCTAAAGAACATAATTATCACAGTTCAAATAAACTAAGAGCAGGATTGTTGAGTGCGGTTGCTGTAGAGAAGATTGCTGTAATTGAGTTGCTGTTTCCATCTGTCTTCAGAGCAGTTGTATCTCTGCATCCAGCTGGTTCTATTGACCCTGACTCAGTTGCTTTCTTCTCTCCGGATGAG GGAGGCAACTACATACATTCTAGAGGTTTTTCAGTTTATCATGTATTTAGACGCATCACG GAGCATGCTGCTATGGCTCTGCAGTATTTCCTTGGAAATCAAGCTGAAACAGCTCTGCATTCTCTTCTG TAA